In Prunus dulcis chromosome 1, ALMONDv2, whole genome shotgun sequence, the following are encoded in one genomic region:
- the LOC117638188 gene encoding uncharacterized protein LOC117638188, with protein sequence MQTICSTCETDESLRDYLRRFKAEKANIIGCNDQVASSAFKKGLPTEYELYRELAITPSQTLAEVFATAERYALWDDDRIAAKKASKHVDHPTKQASQKSNQFEQRARDKHRSRPREGSSEIGTFTEFAIPIHQILAQVKDKPWVRRPPPMKGDPSKRDTSKYCAFHGEHGHYTNNCNAWKRHLEELVREGHCTEFVAKKAIQQIEDRDAAAKEPPKKVIRINTILADSRESGLTTKERKRKIAQATYVSQVTTGIEQAEIERIHVDEGSAANILQLSVIQQMGLEPKISKLARSLTGFNGATSITVGTIDLDVHAPPVLCSQTFMVINEISPYNGILGRPWISKIEAITSALHQKIRYPIPGGGIGQINSDQAMARRCTAQGLKKSKQLQFTPVMQAANEARSAPSKQVSSNEKGAATPQ encoded by the exons ATGCAGACCATCTGTTCAACCTGCGAAACAGATGAGTCTCTACGAGACTACCTAAGACGGTTTAAGGCTGAAAAGGCTAACATCATAGGATGCAATGACCAAGTTGCATCCTCAGCTTTCAAGAAGGGCTTGCCAACCGAGTACGAGTTATACCGGGAGCTGGCCATAACACCAAGTCAAACCTTGGCAGAAGTGTTCGCGACGGCAGAACGCTACGCACTTTGGGACGATGATCGAATCGCCGCAAAGAAAGCTAGCAAGCACGTTGATCACCCGACGAAGCAGGCAAGCCAAAAGAGCAACCAGTTCGAGCAAAGAGCCCGAGATAAGCACAGATCGCGGCCCCGAGAGGGAAGCTCAGAAATAGGGACCTTCACTGAGTTCGCTATCCCAATTCATCAGATCCTGGCTCAAGTGAAGGACAAGCCGTGGGTGAGGAGACCGCCACCCATGAAGGGAGACCCCTCTAAGAGGGACACCAGTAAATACTGTGCATTCCACGGAGAGCACGGACATTACACCAACAACTGCAATGCTTGGAAAAGGCATCTTGAGGAGCTGGTCAGAGAAGGTCATTGCACAGAATTCGTCGCAAAGAAGGCCATCCAACAGATCGAGGATCGTGATGCGGCTGCCAAGGAACCTCCCAAAAAGGTCATTCGAATCAACACCATTCTAGCTGACTCCCGGGAGTCCGGGCTGACCACCAAGGAGCGTAAGAGGAAGATCGCGCAGGCGACTTATGTCTCCCAAGTCACAACAGGA ATTGAACAAGCTGAGATCGAGCGAATTCATGTGGATGAGGGCAGCGCAGCTAACATCCTGCAACTATCTGTCATCCAACAGATGGGATTGGAGCCCAAGATTAGCAAACTTGCCAGGTCGCTTACCGGCTTCAATGGGGCCACATCAATCACTGTTGGAACGATCGACCTTGACGTCCACGCACCCCCAGTGCTCTGCTCGCAAACCTTCATGGTCATCAACGAGATCTCCCCCTACAATGGAATCTTGGGCCGACCGTGGATCAGCAAGATCGAGGCCATCACATCTGCTCTACACCAGAAGATTCGATATCCCATCCCTGGAGGCGGAATCGGGCAGATCAATAGTGACCAAGCAATGGCAAGAAGATGCACAGCTCAAGGGCTCAAGAAGAGCAAGCAGTTGCAGTTCACACCAGTAATGCAAGCTGCCAACGAGGCACGAAGCGCTCCCAGCAAACAAGTAAGCTCGAACGAGAAGGGAGCTGCTACCCCACAATAG
- the LOC117615365 gene encoding protein high chlorophyll fluorescent 107 isoform X1, whose amino-acid sequence MHLLSSPPPPSNPNFTVFSCTSQNPNNHSKFAFKIPTLPLHSSPYSLSAPPRCSIRDSSVPVLDQTTLPSSDSSNDAVSKEQSQSNAVLPEAESSKRVLVVRRPAMEVSGDGDGDGGEEAPTALDAGLAELAKKMPIFEPEQKAESGVKEKPLSVNLDLALYRAKILTRNYRYAEAEKLLEKCIYYWPEDGRAYVALGKALSKQSKTAEARAVYEKGCQATQGENPYIWQCWAVLENKMGNTRRARELFDAATVADKRHIAAWHGWGVLELKQGNIKKARHLLAKGLKFCGGNEYVYQTLALLEAKANRYEQARYLFRQATKSNPKSCASWLAWAQLEMQQENNRAARQLFEKAIQASPKNRFAWHVWGMFEANIGDVDKARKLLKIGHALNPRDPVLLQSLALLEYKNSTANLARQLFRRASELDPRHQPVWTAWGWMEWKEGNIETARKLYQKALSINSTSETAARCLQAWGVLEQRNGNLSAARRLFRSSLNINSQSYVTWMTWASLEENQGNSVRAEEIRDLYFQQRIEIVDDASWIMGFLDIIDPALDRIKSLLKLDQNSQQIQQDSLRTITGANENNIDEESAGPSSKRNDMESESGFDVDAFVTEKLSLDPSMLEVQMETSRPFVLNRTRAKVL is encoded by the exons ATGcaccttctctcttctccccctcCTCCCTCAAACCCCAACTTCACTGTCTTCTCCTGCACCTCCCAAAACCCTAACAACCACTCCAAGTTTGCCTTCAAAATCCCCACTTTGCCCCTCCACTCTTCCCCTTATTCCCTCTCAGCCCCTCCACGCTGCTCCATCCGGGACTCCTCCGTACCAGTCCTCGACCAGACCACACTCCCCTCTTCCGACTCCTCCAACGACGCCGTTTCGAAAGAACAGAGCCAAAGCAATGCCGTGCTGCCCGAGGCAGAGTCGTCAAAAAGAGTGCTCGTGGTTCGCCGGCCGGCCATGGAAGTCTCCGGCGACGGCGACGGCGACGGTGGTGAGGAGGCACCGACGGCCCTCGATGCAGGGCTTGCCGAGTTGGCGAAGAAGATGCCGATATTCGAGCCGGAACAGAAGGCTGAATCGGGTGTGAAAGAGAAGCCATTGTCGGTGAACTTGGACTTGGCGTTGTATAGAGCTAAGATCTTGACCAGAAACTATCGATACGCTGAAGCAGAGAAATTACTTGaaaag TGTATATATTATTGGCCTGAAGATGGAAGAGCGTACGTGGCGCTGGGGAAGGCCTTAAGCAAACAATCGAAGACGGCCGAAGCTCGAGCTGTGTATGAGAAAGGCTGCCAAGCTACTCAAGGAGAAAATCCATACATTTGGCAG TGCTGGGCTGTTTTGGAAAATAAGATGGGAAATACAAGGAGAGCAAGGGAATTATTTGATGCGGCCACGGTTGCTGATAAGAGGCACATTGCTGCCTGGCATGGGTGGGGAGTTCTAGAGCTAAAGCAgggaaatataaaaaaggcaaGGCATCTGCTTGCTAAAGGTCTAAAATTTTGTGGAGGGAATGAGTACGTGTACCAGACACTTGCATTGCTGGAAGCTAAAGCGAATCGCTATGAGCAGGCTCGATATTTGTTCAGGCAGGCCACCAAGAGCAATCCCAAAAGCTGTGCCAGTTGGCTT GCATGGGCTCAATTGGAGATGCAACAGGAGAACAATCGTGCTGCCAGGCAACTCTTTGAG AAAGCGATACAGGCAAGCCCCAAGAATAGGTTTGCATGGCATGTTTGGGGAATGTTTGAAGCTAATATTGGTGACGTTGACAAAGCAAGAAAGCTTTTAAAGATAGGTCATGCGCTCAATCCGAGGGATCCAGTTCTGCTTCAGTCCCTTGCTTTATTAGAATATAAAAACTCAACTGCAAATCTTGCTCGACAGTTGTTCAGGAGAGCATCTGAGTTGGATCCCAGGCATCAACCAGTATGGACG GCTTGGGGATGGATGGAATGGAAAGAAGGAAACATAGAGACAGCAAGGAAATTATACCAAAAAGCATTGTCCATCAACTCAACCAGTGAAACTGCTGCTCGTTGCCTGCAG GCTTGGGGAGTTCTGGAACAGAGAAATGGTAACCTATCAGCTGCCAGGAGATTGTTTAGGTCCTCCCTTAATATAAATTCTCAGAGTTATGTCACATGGATGACATGGGCATCATTAGAGGAAAATCAAGGAAACTCTGTACGTGCAGAGGAAATTCGTGACCTCTATTTCCAGCAG CGCATTGAAATTGTGGATGATGCTTCATGGATTATGGGATTCTTAGACATTATAGACCCCGCGCTTGACCGTATAAAGAGTCTCTTGAAGTTGGACCAGAATTCACAACAAATACAACAGGATTCTCTGAGAACAATAACAGGagcaaatgaaaataatatcGATGAAGAGTCGGCTGGCCCTTCCTCTAaaagaaatgacatggaaagTGAGAGTGGTTTTGATGTGGATGCTTTTGTTACAGAAAAATTATCTCTAGACCCATCCATGCTAGAAGTTCAGATGGAAACCTCACGGCCTTTTGTACTAAACAGAACAAGAGCGAAAGTATTATAG
- the LOC117615365 gene encoding protein high chlorophyll fluorescent 107 isoform X2, whose product MHLLSSPPPPSNPNFTVFSCTSQNPNNHSKFAFKIPTLPLHSSPYSLSAPPRCSIRDSSVPVLDQTTLPSSDSSNDAVSKEQSQSNAVLPEAESSKRVLVVRRPAMEVSGDGDGDGGEEAPTALDAGLAELAKKMPIFEPEQKAESGVKEKPLSVNLDLALYRAKILTRNYRYAEAEKLLEKCIYYWPEDGRAYVALGKALSKQSKTAEARAVYEKGCQATQGENPYIWQCWAVLENKMGNTRRARELFDAATVADKRHIAAWHGWGVLELKQGNIKKARHLLAKGLKFCGGNEYVYQTLALLEAKANRYEQARYLFRQATKSNPKSCASWLAWAQLEMQQENNRAARQLFEKAIQASPKNRFAWHVWGMFEANIGDVDKARKLLKIGHALNPRDPVLLQSLALLEYKNSTANLARQLFRRASELDPRHQPVWTAWGWMEWKEGNIETARKLYQKALSINSTSETAARCLQAWGVLEQRNGNLSAARRLFRSSLNINSQSYVTWMTWASLEENQGNSVRAEEIRDLYFQQRIEIVDDASWIMGFLDIIDPALDRIKSLLKLDQNSQQIQQDSLRTITGANENNIDEESAGPSSKRNDMESESGFDVDAFVTEKLSLDPSMLEVQMETSRPFVLNRTRAKVL is encoded by the exons ATGcaccttctctcttctccccctcCTCCCTCAAACCCCAACTTCACTGTCTTCTCCTGCACCTCCCAAAACCCTAACAACCACTCCAAGTTTGCCTTCAAAATCCCCACTTTGCCCCTCCACTCTTCCCCTTATTCCCTCTCAGCCCCTCCACGCTGCTCCATCCGGGACTCCTCCGTACCAGTCCTCGACCAGACCACACTCCCCTCTTCCGACTCCTCCAACGACGCCGTTTCGAAAGAACAGAGCCAAAGCAATGCCGTGCTGCCCGAGGCAGAGTCGTCAAAAAGAGTGCTCGTGGTTCGCCGGCCGGCCATGGAAGTCTCCGGCGACGGCGACGGCGACGGTGGTGAGGAGGCACCGACGGCCCTCGATGCAGGGCTTGCCGAGTTGGCGAAGAAGATGCCGATATTCGAGCCGGAACAGAAGGCTGAATCGGGTGTGAAAGAGAAGCCATTGTCGGTGAACTTGGACTTGGCGTTGTATAGAGCTAAGATCTTGACCAGAAACTATCGATACGCTGAAGCAGAGAAATTACTTGaaaag TGTATATATTATTGGCCTGAAGATGGAAGAGCGTACGTGGCGCTGGGGAAGGCCTTAAGCAAACAATCGAAGACGGCCGAAGCTCGAGCTGTGTATGAGAAAGGCTGCCAAGCTACTCAAGGAGAAAATCCATACATTTGGCAG TGCTGGGCTGTTTTGGAAAATAAGATGGGAAATACAAGGAGAGCAAGGGAATTATTTGATGCGGCCACGGTTGCTGATAAGAGGCACATTGCTGCCTGGCATGGGTGGGGAGTTCTAGAGCTAAAGCAgggaaatataaaaaaggcaaGGCATCTGCTTGCTAAAGGTCTAAAATTTTGTGGAGGGAATGAGTACGTGTACCAGACACTTGCATTGCTGGAAGCTAAAGCGAATCGCTATGAGCAGGCTCGATATTTGTTCAGGCAGGCCACCAAGAGCAATCCCAAAAGCTGTGCCAGTTGGCTT GCATGGGCTCAATTGGAGATGCAACAGGAGAACAATCGTGCTGCCAGGCAACTCTTTGAG AAAGCGATACAGGCAAGCCCCAAGAATAGGTTTGCATGGCATGTTTGGGGAATGTTTGAAGCTAATATTGGTGACGTTGACAAAGCAAGAAAGCTTTTAAAGATAGGTCATGCGCTCAATCCGAGGGATCCAGTTCTGCTTCAGTCCCTTGCTTTATTAGAATATAAAAACTCAACTGCAAATCTTGCTCGACAGTTGTTCAGGAGAGCATCTGAGTTGGATCCCAG GCATCAACCAGTATGGACG GCTTGGGGATGGATGGAATGGAAAGAAGGAAACATAGAGACAGCAAGGAAATTATACCAAAAAGCATTGTCCATCAACTCAACCAGTGAAACTGCTGCTCGTTGCCTGCAG GCTTGGGGAGTTCTGGAACAGAGAAATGGTAACCTATCAGCTGCCAGGAGATTGTTTAGGTCCTCCCTTAATATAAATTCTCAGAGTTATGTCACATGGATGACATGGGCATCATTAGAGGAAAATCAAGGAAACTCTGTACGTGCAGAGGAAATTCGTGACCTCTATTTCCAGCAG CGCATTGAAATTGTGGATGATGCTTCATGGATTATGGGATTCTTAGACATTATAGACCCCGCGCTTGACCGTATAAAGAGTCTCTTGAAGTTGGACCAGAATTCACAACAAATACAACAGGATTCTCTGAGAACAATAACAGGagcaaatgaaaataatatcGATGAAGAGTCGGCTGGCCCTTCCTCTAaaagaaatgacatggaaagTGAGAGTGGTTTTGATGTGGATGCTTTTGTTACAGAAAAATTATCTCTAGACCCATCCATGCTAGAAGTTCAGATGGAAACCTCACGGCCTTTTGTACTAAACAGAACAAGAGCGAAAGTATTATAG